From Alienimonas californiensis, a single genomic window includes:
- a CDS encoding ComF family protein, producing the protein MSIAPAEPSFPGASRRRGVGWEGAKRFGRSLLDLCVPPACPLCGADGTLDPPRLTPRCDCRTAFADPACGWCRACGAPTGPHVPDCDDCPHCRREDPFPFAGAVSLGLHEGRLRDAVLYAKADGGRPTARALGEDLLDRWAERLTGFDLVAAVPHHWTDRLRTAHDPAAELCATLARGLHLPGRPRLVRKVRRTEKQTDLTPTDRRANLRGAFVVPRPAAAAGRRVLLCDDVLTTGATARRVTAALRAAGAREVAVAVFARGVGGR; encoded by the coding sequence GTGTCGATCGCCCCCGCCGAGCCGTCCTTCCCCGGCGCTTCACGCCGAAGGGGCGTCGGATGGGAGGGGGCAAAGCGGTTCGGGCGTTCGCTGCTGGATCTCTGCGTGCCGCCGGCCTGCCCGCTGTGCGGGGCGGACGGGACGCTCGACCCGCCCCGGCTGACACCGCGCTGCGACTGCCGAACCGCCTTTGCCGATCCGGCCTGCGGGTGGTGCCGGGCCTGCGGGGCGCCGACGGGGCCGCACGTGCCGGACTGCGACGACTGCCCCCACTGCCGCCGGGAGGACCCGTTCCCCTTCGCCGGGGCCGTCTCCCTGGGCCTGCACGAGGGGCGCCTGCGGGATGCGGTGCTGTACGCCAAAGCCGACGGCGGCCGCCCGACGGCCCGGGCGCTGGGCGAGGACCTACTCGACCGCTGGGCGGAGCGGCTGACGGGGTTCGACCTCGTCGCCGCCGTGCCGCACCACTGGACGGACCGTCTGCGCACTGCCCACGACCCGGCGGCGGAACTGTGCGCGACGCTGGCCCGCGGTCTGCACCTGCCGGGCCGCCCGCGGCTGGTGCGGAAGGTTCGCCGGACAGAAAAGCAGACGGACCTGACCCCCACCGACCGCCGGGCGAACCTGCGGGGGGCGTTCGTCGTGCCGCGGCCCGCCGCGGCGGCCGGGCGGCGGGTCCTGCTGTGCGACGACGTGCTGACGACCGGCGCCACCGCCCGCCGGGTGACCGCGGCGCTGCGGGCCGCCGGGGCGCGGGAGGTGGCCGTCGCCGTCTTCGCCCGGGGCGTCGGCGGGCGGTGA
- the hemC gene encoding hydroxymethylbilane synthase — translation MTDGPASSTEGQTLRIATRDSPLALWQANHVAGLLREAHPGLRVELVEVKTTGDRNRVDPLPTMARALEDGTPGGGANGVGLFTKEVQRAVLDGRADVAVHSLKDLPTGPVPGLTLAAVPKRASRWDALVLPDGAGAGSLDDLPEGATVGTGSPRRRAQLLRLRPDLSFAEARGNVETRLAKLDAGDFHALILAEAGLDRLGLSGRISKRLDTEILPAVGQGALGIECRADDPAVDLLAPLNHLIARAEADAERACLHRLGAGCHAPVGVRGRGENPNAIELTAALLSLDGETCLQANATGPDARAVGVAVAESLLERGGSALL, via the coding sequence GTGACTGACGGCCCCGCTTCCTCCACCGAGGGCCAGACGTTGCGGATCGCCACCCGCGACAGCCCGCTGGCCCTCTGGCAGGCGAACCATGTCGCCGGACTGCTGCGCGAGGCCCACCCCGGGCTGCGGGTGGAACTGGTCGAGGTGAAAACGACCGGCGACCGGAACCGTGTCGACCCGCTGCCGACGATGGCCCGGGCGCTGGAGGACGGCACGCCGGGCGGCGGGGCGAACGGCGTGGGGCTGTTCACCAAGGAGGTCCAGCGGGCGGTGCTGGACGGGCGGGCCGATGTGGCCGTGCATTCGCTCAAGGACCTGCCGACCGGCCCCGTGCCGGGGCTGACGCTCGCCGCCGTGCCGAAACGGGCCAGCCGCTGGGACGCCCTCGTCCTGCCGGACGGGGCCGGGGCGGGCTCGCTGGACGATCTGCCGGAGGGGGCGACGGTCGGCACCGGCTCGCCGCGGCGGCGGGCGCAACTCCTGCGATTACGGCCCGATCTGTCCTTCGCCGAGGCCCGCGGGAACGTCGAGACCCGCCTCGCCAAGCTGGACGCGGGGGATTTTCACGCCCTGATCCTCGCCGAAGCCGGGCTGGACCGGCTGGGGCTGTCCGGGCGCATCTCGAAGCGGCTGGACACTGAAATCCTGCCGGCCGTCGGTCAGGGGGCGTTGGGGATCGAATGCCGGGCCGACGACCCGGCCGTCGACTTGCTCGCGCCCCTCAACCACTTGATTGCCCGGGCCGAGGCTGACGCCGAACGGGCCTGCCTGCACCGTCTGGGCGCCGGCTGCCACGCCCCGGTGGGCGTGCGGGGGCGGGGGGAGAATCCCAACGCGATCGAACTGACGGCGGCGCTGCTCTCGCTGGACGGCGAGACCTGTTTGCAGGCGAACGCGACCGGCCCGGACGCCCGCGCGGTCGGCGTCGCCGTGGCGGAGAGCCTGCTGGAACGCGGCGGCTCGGCGCTGCTGTAA
- a CDS encoding tetratricopeptide repeat protein has protein sequence MRPTPAARRLLIAARLCCAAGALGTLGTGCTHLREQGCLSGESFDPMTRALGRSEGIAAPGELADDVFLYGPEAGTFLPGSPALEAGAGCPSCGPGGCGAGCPLAAANRPTSGPALVARRAIESGHAAERANRPDLAQDHYRRALRSDPSAVEAHHRLAVLLDQTSSYAAAEQHYEAALAARPGDVDLLCDVGYSFLLQGRVAEAEDRFRTALAQEPDHLRCLENLGLLYAKQGDRTRAAAVLARTGTKAEVEAKLAVLFPSKPPSRGPVVPTDAPLWAGLTPDTPVPTVAAAPSAAPPVAAKYSGSVRAAAVASPGERPISLLMTPVSPVTPAVTPAAAVGGPAAVRTAEARSVPQEIEPPHVPPPAPPTGDLTTWQGLGGAPASGAPASGAAEELHFEPGIGDGGTFVPAAAGPKSSADMPLWPPVGGFSAAR, from the coding sequence ATGCGCCCCACCCCCGCCGCCCGTCGCCTGCTGATCGCGGCCCGCCTGTGCTGCGCCGCCGGGGCGCTGGGCACGCTGGGGACGGGCTGCACCCACCTCCGGGAACAGGGCTGCCTTTCCGGGGAGAGCTTCGACCCGATGACGCGGGCCCTCGGCCGCAGCGAAGGGATCGCGGCGCCGGGCGAACTGGCGGACGACGTCTTCCTCTACGGTCCCGAGGCCGGCACGTTCCTGCCCGGCTCCCCCGCCCTTGAGGCGGGCGCCGGCTGCCCGAGTTGCGGCCCCGGCGGGTGCGGCGCCGGCTGTCCGCTGGCCGCAGCGAACCGACCGACGTCCGGCCCGGCGCTGGTGGCCCGGCGGGCGATCGAATCCGGCCACGCCGCCGAGCGGGCGAACCGCCCCGACCTCGCCCAGGACCACTACCGCCGGGCGCTCCGGAGCGACCCGTCCGCGGTCGAGGCCCACCACCGGCTCGCCGTGCTGTTGGATCAGACCAGCAGCTACGCGGCCGCGGAACAGCACTACGAGGCCGCCCTGGCCGCCCGGCCGGGGGACGTCGATCTACTGTGCGACGTGGGCTATTCGTTCCTCCTGCAAGGCCGCGTCGCCGAAGCGGAGGACCGCTTCCGCACCGCCCTGGCCCAGGAGCCGGATCACCTGCGGTGCCTGGAAAACCTCGGCCTGCTGTACGCCAAGCAAGGCGACCGCACCCGCGCCGCCGCGGTGCTGGCCCGCACCGGAACGAAGGCGGAGGTGGAGGCGAAGCTGGCCGTGCTGTTCCCCTCGAAGCCCCCGAGCCGCGGCCCGGTCGTGCCGACCGACGCCCCGCTGTGGGCGGGCCTGACGCCGGACACTCCTGTGCCCACCGTCGCCGCCGCCCCCTCTGCCGCGCCCCCCGTCGCCGCGAAGTACTCCGGCAGCGTGCGGGCTGCGGCCGTCGCGTCGCCGGGCGAACGGCCGATTTCCCTGCTGATGACGCCGGTCTCCCCGGTGACGCCCGCCGTGACGCCCGCCGCGGCGGTCGGCGGCCCCGCGGCGGTGCGGACCGCCGAGGCCCGCTCCGTGCCGCAGGAGATCGAACCGCCCCACGTGCCGCCCCCCGCCCCGCCGACCGGCGACCTGACGACATGGCAGGGCCTCGGCGGCGCCCCGGCCTCGGGCGCCCCGGCTTCGGGCGCCGCGGAGGAGTTGCACTTCGAGCCGGGGATCGGCGACGGCGGCACGTTCGTGCCCGCCGCGGCCGGCCCCAAGTCGTCCGCGGACATGCCGCTGTGGCCGCCGGTCGGCGGGTTCTCCGCGGCTCGGTGA
- a CDS encoding DUF502 domain-containing protein, protein MSHPASSRPETPVASPPHRRGVGAIFLRGLAITLPSILTVAILLWAAGTVMDYVVNPVSAAVRYSIGQAIRADVPAEGLIRPADRPELDFAGTSYVVRPDAVEKLAALDVDGRVLTTRDLAAAGLADDVFVRMSRRRAVPYRDYELVARGLPADEMPGSATGLYAELATERYFRSSFLLSALAVALALLAIYFIGRLVGVRLGAWFVKKIEDDVLGKLPVVSRVYGSVKQVTDFLFAERQIEYNSVVAVEYPLEGVWSIGFVTGEGMRETVEAAGEPLYSILMPTSPMPMTGFTISAPRSKVRELDLTVEQAFQFCLSCGVLVPPQQALGPQARINGTPPGSAAPQTIPAPMELMGAARD, encoded by the coding sequence GTGTCTCACCCCGCTTCGTCCCGCCCCGAGACGCCCGTCGCCTCGCCCCCGCACCGCCGGGGCGTGGGCGCCATCTTCCTGCGCGGGCTGGCGATTACGCTGCCCAGCATCCTGACCGTCGCCATCCTGCTGTGGGCCGCCGGCACGGTGATGGATTACGTCGTGAACCCCGTCAGCGCCGCGGTGCGGTACTCGATCGGCCAGGCGATTCGGGCGGACGTCCCGGCCGAGGGGCTGATCCGGCCGGCGGACCGGCCGGAACTGGACTTCGCTGGGACGAGCTACGTGGTGCGTCCCGACGCCGTGGAGAAGCTCGCCGCGTTGGACGTCGACGGCCGAGTCCTCACGACCCGGGACCTGGCGGCCGCCGGTCTGGCGGACGACGTGTTCGTCCGGATGAGCCGCCGCCGGGCGGTGCCCTACCGGGACTACGAACTGGTCGCCCGCGGCCTGCCCGCCGACGAGATGCCCGGCTCCGCCACCGGGCTGTACGCCGAACTCGCCACCGAACGCTACTTCCGCAGCAGTTTCCTGCTCAGCGCCCTCGCCGTGGCGTTGGCGCTGCTGGCGATCTACTTCATCGGTCGGTTGGTCGGCGTGCGGCTGGGGGCGTGGTTCGTGAAGAAGATCGAGGACGACGTACTCGGCAAGCTGCCGGTCGTCAGCCGGGTGTACGGCTCCGTCAAGCAGGTGACGGACTTCCTCTTCGCTGAGCGGCAGATCGAATACAACAGCGTCGTCGCCGTCGAGTACCCGCTGGAAGGCGTGTGGTCGATCGGCTTCGTCACCGGCGAGGGCATGCGGGAGACGGTCGAGGCGGCGGGCGAACCGCTGTACTCGATCCTGATGCCCACCTCCCCGATGCCGATGACCGGCTTCACGATCTCCGCCCCCCGCAGCAAGGTGCGGGAACTAGACCTGACCGTCGAACAGGCCTTCCAGTTCTGCCTGAGCTGCGGCGTGCTCGTCCCCCCGCAGCAGGCCCTCGGGCCGCAGGCGCGCATCAACGGCACCCCGCCGGGCTCCGCCGCCCCGCAGACGATCCCCGCCCCCATGGAGTTGATGGGGGCGGCGCGTGACTGA
- a CDS encoding alpha-2-macroglobulin family protein, translating into MSRPILAVAALLGASLGLLAMTSAAQPPDPAGPRERAAALLKKGDYADALKLYEQLLKSGEAKGQVAADDLRAALRATDQLGRQELQDGLRETALAARPNDPFLIRAAAESLLNGFHYGYVIDGEFTRGQQRRGGNWTQVFDWDRVRALQLLVGGLPHATAEAMGGDGAAGSYRVTLADAVMNGREGNSAWLLQTLTDLETLPDRADPDPIRQAADPSGAPVTADGDPVFYGVPAAWEAASSDGERWRWALAEAAKFGPDWAAAADLNRAQFLETQFGVGTLSGQLDGLLGEDGTEDAGPWALSTLKDTETIARLATGPKRFPLPEEHNHLALYQQVGGGETDSAVTALNGLAGVYQNRRQYPAAVKVWDRVIEHPKAAPAEKRSAEIAREQIVGAYAAFEPEPVGPAGTEASVALTYKNAEKATLRAYRVNERKWFEQTMRELTKAAGTDFQNEMSGDLLNLWWAGKEAYTEGPIGEWTIELDPPADHTPARKTIETPLKEAGLYFVAAELPNGRTYGVSVQRADLAIAVKPLVGSRALWIVTDAATGAPVEGVKLDLLGYGYEWIRPPGRRALKTIRRTAVTGPDGAATVPEGNDSQQIYQWFATASKPAGGDEPARFGAFGFSDRTFGAEQIGGPLGDVQMKAYAVSDRPAYRPGDTVNLKGWYRRAGYALPTDAQEPQRRLKVVINDPRGEELLSQEVEADEFGAFQVSLELGGEATLGQYHASVGEARNFPSTQQHALNFRVEEYRKPEFEVTVDAPAEPIVLGEEFTATVRAEYLFGGPVAGGVLSYKVTRTVEDAGWHPYDPWEWLYGPAYWSWAPGYQQPDPYGYGRMGGPWRGNDPEEVVAEGDAALGEDGTFKIPLDSSLAKALNADADHRYTITAEVTDASRRTETGGGSVLAAAVPFRVYGYADYGYAVAGEPIGVNFTARTAGGEPLRQVGELAAFRLTGGPDGKTVATPLEQTPEPAIDADGVVSARFLFPTPGQYRVDYQVTADGHTGKESVVLNVVGANGEAGAATVADGLELIPNRKTYAPGDTAKLLLKTEAEVVYLFPRAENGTVPEPVLLRPKGGAVVYDLPIGDADAPNIWVEALAVSGGRLHSVSLRIVVPPTERLLTVEAKPSADRYEPGEEAEVTVTVTDATGEPVQGDVALTVYDRAIDALVGGPNAPDIRKHFTDLLRYHNVQVAHNLSGVAYGQVKQDDDRMPTVGLFGGLVLSDDSEMEMLALEGTMYFGTVGGGMGGFGGGAMAEPQMAKTFSRSGGAPAAPMAAAALELDAGVGDRAEKLEALADGGAAAPAPQVRENFADTALWTANLDLKNGVGTARFALPDDLTGWQIRTWAVGPGSAVGSADGRFVTKKSLLVRLQTPRFLTETDEIVLSALVRSELEQAVEAEVRFDFGEGSPLANPNLGDLTQTVAVPAGKEVRVDLRVAATGTGEANVTAVATTTLPDGTPGPGDAVKQTFPVLEHGTLRTESFAGTVEPGQTDSTVNFTVTEQRDPQRSALAVRFSPSLAVAAVDALPYLAHYPYGCAEQTLNRFLPVLTMRHRLEEAGVTLPTPEEVTANLNASRRGRPFAEWEEKPNPVFDREQVFEMTQEGVDRLATFARPDGGFGWFPGARSSDVYMTTLVTHGLWLASQRGADVPQDLIAGGQRILAQHQAREVAELKRGELPEKQREGANYKLVADSLDAQIFRVLSDLGADPDDATHAAMAGYLFRDRLKLPIKAQALLGLAFAALQDGRLETSLSNLRQYLVNDEENQTAYLRLPNDGGWWYWWNNDLEANALYLELLSTVGQTDGAAPKLVKYLLNNRQSGSRWASTRDTAHVIEAFAAYLKATGEAAPTADVMITLDGKRLHTVSITPENLFTFDGTAILEGEAVTAGEHVLSVQRATPEGAKPAPLYFTARVTTFDKRPFIPAAGLEIKVTRSVRRITDVDETRAFANDDGNVDEREVDQNAREDLAAAPGAPAEATSGDLIEVELILEAKNDYTYVILSDAKAAGFEPVGSQPGTGPLSGWVWDGLHAYREFRDERTDFFLPNLPRGRHSLRYRLRAEAPGTLHALPAVAEGMYAPELRGNSDEWTAIVADREDLTP; encoded by the coding sequence GTGTCTCGCCCGATTCTTGCCGTCGCCGCGCTGCTGGGCGCGTCGCTCGGACTGCTCGCCATGACCTCCGCCGCCCAACCCCCGGACCCGGCCGGCCCCCGTGAGCGGGCCGCGGCGCTGTTGAAAAAAGGCGACTACGCCGACGCCCTCAAGCTGTACGAGCAACTCCTCAAAAGCGGCGAGGCGAAGGGCCAGGTCGCCGCGGACGATCTGCGGGCCGCGCTGCGGGCGACGGACCAGCTCGGCCGGCAGGAACTGCAGGACGGCCTCCGCGAGACCGCGTTGGCGGCCCGTCCGAACGACCCATTCCTCATCCGGGCCGCGGCCGAGTCGCTGCTGAACGGCTTCCACTACGGGTACGTCATCGACGGCGAGTTCACCCGCGGGCAGCAGCGCCGGGGCGGGAACTGGACGCAGGTCTTCGACTGGGACCGCGTGCGGGCCCTGCAATTGCTGGTGGGCGGCCTGCCTCACGCGACCGCGGAGGCGATGGGCGGCGACGGCGCGGCCGGCAGCTACCGCGTGACGCTCGCCGATGCCGTGATGAACGGCCGCGAGGGCAACTCCGCCTGGTTGCTCCAGACCCTCACCGACCTAGAAACCCTGCCGGACCGAGCCGATCCGGACCCGATCCGCCAAGCCGCCGACCCCTCCGGCGCCCCGGTGACGGCGGACGGTGACCCGGTGTTCTACGGTGTGCCGGCCGCCTGGGAGGCGGCAAGCAGCGACGGCGAACGCTGGCGTTGGGCCTTGGCCGAGGCCGCGAAGTTCGGGCCGGACTGGGCCGCCGCCGCCGACCTGAACCGGGCGCAGTTCCTCGAAACGCAGTTCGGCGTCGGCACGCTCTCCGGCCAGTTGGACGGTCTGCTGGGTGAGGACGGCACCGAGGACGCCGGCCCTTGGGCGCTCTCCACGCTGAAGGACACGGAGACGATCGCCCGCCTCGCCACCGGTCCCAAGCGGTTCCCGCTGCCGGAGGAGCACAACCATCTGGCCCTCTATCAGCAGGTCGGCGGGGGCGAAACGGATTCCGCTGTCACGGCGCTGAACGGACTCGCCGGCGTCTATCAGAACCGCCGCCAGTATCCCGCCGCGGTGAAGGTCTGGGATCGGGTGATCGAACATCCGAAGGCCGCCCCGGCGGAGAAGCGGAGCGCCGAGATTGCCCGGGAGCAGATCGTCGGCGCCTACGCCGCTTTCGAGCCGGAACCCGTCGGCCCCGCCGGGACCGAGGCGTCCGTCGCGCTCACCTACAAGAACGCGGAGAAGGCCACCCTGCGGGCCTACCGCGTGAACGAGCGCAAGTGGTTCGAACAGACCATGCGCGAACTGACGAAGGCGGCCGGCACGGACTTTCAGAACGAGATGTCCGGCGATCTGCTCAACCTGTGGTGGGCCGGAAAAGAGGCCTACACCGAGGGGCCGATCGGCGAATGGACGATCGAACTGGACCCGCCGGCGGACCACACCCCCGCCCGGAAGACGATCGAGACCCCGCTGAAGGAGGCCGGGCTGTACTTCGTCGCGGCGGAACTGCCCAACGGGCGGACCTACGGCGTCTCCGTGCAGCGGGCCGATCTGGCGATCGCAGTCAAGCCGCTGGTCGGCAGTCGGGCCCTGTGGATCGTCACCGACGCTGCCACCGGCGCCCCGGTCGAGGGGGTGAAGCTCGATCTGCTGGGCTACGGCTACGAGTGGATTCGCCCCCCCGGCCGCCGGGCGCTGAAGACGATCCGCCGCACCGCCGTCACCGGCCCCGACGGCGCCGCGACGGTGCCGGAAGGCAACGATTCGCAGCAGATCTACCAGTGGTTCGCCACCGCGTCGAAACCGGCCGGCGGGGACGAACCGGCCCGCTTCGGCGCCTTCGGGTTCTCCGACCGCACCTTCGGGGCGGAGCAGATCGGCGGCCCGCTCGGCGACGTGCAGATGAAGGCCTACGCCGTCAGCGATCGCCCCGCCTACCGCCCCGGCGACACGGTGAACCTGAAGGGCTGGTACCGCCGGGCCGGCTACGCCCTGCCGACCGACGCCCAGGAGCCGCAGCGCCGGCTCAAGGTGGTGATCAACGACCCGCGGGGCGAGGAGCTGCTGTCGCAGGAAGTTGAGGCGGACGAGTTCGGGGCGTTCCAGGTCTCGCTGGAACTCGGTGGGGAGGCCACGCTGGGCCAGTACCACGCCAGCGTCGGCGAGGCTCGGAACTTCCCCAGCACCCAGCAGCACGCGCTGAACTTCCGCGTCGAGGAGTACCGCAAACCGGAGTTCGAGGTCACCGTCGACGCCCCCGCCGAGCCGATCGTGCTGGGCGAGGAGTTCACCGCGACCGTGCGGGCGGAGTACCTGTTCGGCGGCCCGGTCGCCGGCGGCGTGCTGAGCTACAAGGTGACCCGCACCGTCGAGGACGCCGGCTGGCATCCCTACGACCCGTGGGAGTGGCTGTACGGCCCGGCCTACTGGAGCTGGGCGCCCGGCTATCAGCAGCCGGACCCCTACGGTTACGGCCGCATGGGGGGGCCGTGGCGGGGGAACGACCCAGAGGAGGTCGTCGCCGAGGGCGACGCCGCGCTGGGCGAGGACGGGACCTTCAAGATCCCGCTGGACAGCTCTCTCGCCAAGGCCCTGAACGCCGACGCCGACCATCGCTACACGATCACCGCCGAGGTGACGGACGCCAGCCGCCGCACGGAGACCGGCGGGGGTTCGGTGCTCGCCGCCGCCGTGCCCTTCCGCGTGTACGGCTACGCCGACTACGGCTACGCGGTCGCCGGGGAACCAATCGGCGTGAACTTCACCGCCCGCACCGCCGGCGGGGAACCGCTGCGTCAGGTGGGCGAACTGGCCGCGTTCCGCCTCACCGGCGGACCCGACGGCAAGACCGTCGCCACCCCGCTGGAACAGACCCCCGAACCGGCAATCGACGCCGACGGCGTCGTCTCCGCCCGCTTCCTGTTCCCAACCCCCGGCCAGTACCGAGTGGACTACCAGGTGACCGCCGACGGCCACACCGGCAAGGAATCGGTCGTGCTGAACGTCGTCGGGGCGAACGGCGAAGCCGGCGCCGCGACCGTGGCCGACGGCCTCGAACTGATCCCGAACCGCAAGACCTACGCCCCCGGCGACACGGCGAAACTGCTGCTGAAAACGGAGGCGGAGGTCGTCTACCTCTTCCCCCGGGCCGAGAACGGCACCGTGCCGGAGCCGGTCCTGCTGCGTCCGAAGGGCGGGGCGGTCGTGTACGACCTGCCGATCGGCGACGCCGACGCCCCCAACATCTGGGTGGAGGCGCTGGCCGTCTCCGGCGGGCGGCTGCACTCGGTCTCGCTGAGGATCGTCGTGCCCCCGACCGAACGGCTGCTGACCGTCGAAGCGAAGCCCTCCGCCGACCGCTACGAACCCGGCGAGGAGGCCGAGGTGACGGTCACCGTCACCGACGCCACCGGCGAGCCGGTGCAGGGCGACGTGGCGCTGACGGTCTACGACCGGGCGATCGACGCCCTCGTCGGCGGCCCGAACGCCCCGGACATCCGCAAACACTTCACCGATCTGCTGCGGTATCACAACGTTCAAGTCGCCCACAACCTGTCCGGCGTCGCCTACGGCCAGGTGAAGCAGGACGACGACCGCATGCCCACCGTCGGCCTGTTCGGCGGCCTCGTGCTGAGCGACGACTCCGAGATGGAGATGCTGGCGTTGGAAGGGACGATGTATTTCGGCACCGTCGGCGGGGGTATGGGCGGCTTCGGCGGCGGCGCGATGGCGGAGCCGCAGATGGCGAAGACGTTTAGTCGGAGTGGGGGCGCCCCCGCCGCGCCTATGGCGGCGGCCGCCTTGGAACTGGACGCCGGGGTTGGCGATCGGGCGGAGAAGCTGGAGGCACTGGCCGACGGCGGCGCCGCCGCCCCGGCCCCGCAGGTCCGCGAGAACTTCGCCGACACCGCCCTTTGGACCGCCAACCTCGACCTGAAAAACGGCGTCGGCACGGCCCGGTTTGCGCTGCCGGACGACCTCACCGGCTGGCAGATCCGCACCTGGGCGGTCGGCCCCGGCTCGGCGGTCGGCTCCGCGGACGGCCGATTCGTCACCAAGAAGAGCCTGCTGGTCCGCCTGCAAACGCCGCGGTTCCTCACGGAGACGGACGAGATCGTGCTCTCCGCCCTCGTCCGCAGCGAACTGGAACAGGCCGTCGAGGCCGAGGTGCGGTTCGACTTTGGCGAAGGCAGCCCGCTGGCGAACCCGAACCTCGGCGACCTGACGCAGACCGTCGCCGTGCCCGCCGGTAAGGAGGTGCGGGTGGACCTCCGCGTCGCCGCGACCGGGACCGGCGAGGCGAACGTCACCGCCGTCGCCACCACCACGCTGCCGGACGGGACTCCCGGCCCCGGGGACGCGGTCAAGCAGACGTTCCCCGTGCTGGAGCACGGCACCCTGCGGACCGAAAGCTTCGCCGGCACCGTCGAGCCGGGCCAGACCGATTCGACCGTCAACTTCACGGTGACCGAGCAGCGGGACCCGCAGCGCAGCGCACTGGCCGTGCGGTTCAGCCCCTCGCTGGCCGTCGCCGCCGTCGACGCGTTGCCGTATCTCGCCCACTACCCCTACGGCTGCGCCGAGCAGACCCTCAACCGGTTCCTGCCCGTGCTGACGATGCGGCATCGGCTGGAAGAGGCCGGCGTCACGCTGCCGACGCCGGAGGAGGTCACGGCGAACCTGAACGCCTCCCGCCGCGGCCGGCCCTTCGCCGAATGGGAGGAGAAGCCGAACCCGGTGTTCGACCGGGAGCAGGTGTTCGAGATGACCCAGGAGGGCGTCGACCGGCTGGCGACCTTCGCCCGGCCGGACGGCGGCTTCGGCTGGTTCCCCGGCGCCCGCAGTTCCGACGTCTATATGACGACCCTCGTCACGCACGGCCTCTGGCTGGCCAGCCAGCGCGGGGCCGACGTGCCGCAGGACCTGATCGCCGGCGGCCAGCGGATCCTCGCCCAGCATCAGGCCCGGGAGGTCGCCGAACTGAAGCGGGGCGAACTGCCGGAGAAACAGCGTGAGGGCGCGAACTACAAGCTGGTTGCCGACAGTCTGGACGCCCAGATCTTCCGCGTGCTCAGCGACCTCGGCGCCGACCCGGACGACGCGACCCACGCCGCGATGGCCGGCTACCTGTTCCGCGACCGGCTCAAGCTGCCGATCAAGGCTCAGGCCCTGCTCGGCCTCGCCTTCGCCGCCCTGCAGGACGGCCGGCTGGAGACCAGCCTGTCGAACCTCCGGCAGTACTTGGTAAACGACGAGGAGAACCAGACTGCCTACCTCCGCCTGCCGAACGACGGCGGGTGGTGGTACTGGTGGAACAACGACCTCGAAGCGAACGCCCTCTATCTGGAGCTGCTCTCGACGGTCGGCCAGACGGACGGGGCGGCCCCGAAGCTGGTCAAGTACCTGTTGAACAACCGGCAGAGCGGCTCCCGCTGGGCGAGCACCCGGGACACGGCCCACGTGATCGAGGCGTTCGCCGCCTACCTCAAGGCGACCGGCGAGGCCGCCCCCACCGCCGACGTGATGATCACGCTGGATGGCAAGCGGCTGCACACGGTCTCCATCACCCCGGAAAACCTGTTCACCTTCGACGGCACGGCCATTCTGGAAGGCGAGGCCGTGACCGCCGGCGAGCACGTCCTCAGCGTGCAGCGGGCGACCCCGGAGGGGGCGAAGCCGGCGCCGCTCTACTTCACGGCCCGCGTCACGACCTTCGACAAACGTCCCTTCATCCCCGCCGCGGGGCTGGAGATCAAAGTCACCCGCAGCGTCCGCCGGATCACCGACGTGGACGAGACCCGCGCCTTCGCCAACGATGACGGCAACGTGGACGAGCGGGAGGTCGATCAGAACGCCCGCGAAGACCTCGCCGCCGCCCCCGGCGCCCCGGCCGAGGCGACCAGCGGCGACCTGATCGAGGTGGAGCTGATTCTCGAAGCGAAGAACGACTACACCTACGTGATTCTCTCTGACGCGAAGGCCGCCGGGTTCGAGCCGGTCGGCAGCCAGCCGGGGACCGGCCCGCTGAGCGGCTGGGTCTGGGACGGACTGCACGCCTACCGCGAGTTCCGCGACGAGCGGACGGACTTCTTCCTGCCGAACCTGCCCCGCGGCCGGCACTCGCTGCGGTACCGCCTGCGGGCGGAGGCCCCCGGCACGCTGCACGCCCTGCCGGCGGTCGCCGAGGGCATGTACGCCCCGGAACTCCGCGGCAACAGCGACGAATGGACCGCCATCGTCGCCGACCGGGAGGACCTCACCCCGTAG